One Luteolibacter flavescens DNA window includes the following coding sequences:
- a CDS encoding PEP-CTERM sorting domain-containing protein yields MTGATAQAAVLLGSFNLGGTQQVTTTWNDLSGANFSLTPTSGDGTIAHSNTAFQGSFGFYSLAANGYSVTGTQSASFDIESVLWQIEASPNPDLAWPYNDGPTLTVMTSAGSQILQPVAFSSGFSEGRYNYGAEPITYTAFAWQWNLSSIDDTITSITLNAPISIHTSVSASQIDVANAFTQVIPEPSSLLLAFAAVPFFARRRRASV; encoded by the coding sequence TTGACCGGGGCGACTGCACAAGCGGCCGTCCTGCTCGGAAGCTTCAATCTCGGTGGAACCCAGCAGGTGACCACGACGTGGAACGACCTTTCGGGAGCCAACTTCAGCCTGACGCCGACCTCGGGGGATGGCACGATTGCTCACTCAAACACGGCGTTCCAGGGAAGCTTCGGCTTCTACAGCCTGGCGGCGAACGGTTACAGCGTCACCGGCACCCAGTCAGCGAGCTTCGATATCGAGAGCGTGCTGTGGCAGATCGAAGCCTCGCCCAATCCGGATCTCGCGTGGCCTTATAATGATGGCCCGACGCTGACGGTGATGACCTCTGCCGGCAGCCAGATCCTGCAGCCGGTCGCCTTCAGTTCCGGGTTTTCGGAGGGACGTTACAACTACGGTGCCGAGCCGATCACCTACACGGCCTTCGCGTGGCAGTGGAACCTCTCCTCGATCGACGACACCATCACCTCGATCACGCTGAACGCTCCCATCTCGATCCACACCTCGGTCTCCGCTTCGCAGATCGATGTCGCGAACGCGTTCACCCAGGTGATCCCCGAGCCTTCCTCGCTGCTCCTCGCATTCGCAGCGGTTCCTTTCTTCGCACGCCGTCGCCGCGC